The following coding sequences lie in one Candidatus Eisenbacteria bacterium genomic window:
- a CDS encoding PTS sugar transporter subunit IIA, with translation MEAIHLSDYLDPNSLELSLEAATKNEALTELVRLLPIDAGSRNIALQLVKSREELGSTGIGKGIAIPHVRSTIFPSIMLAYGRSEKGIDFGAVDGQPVHHLFLVASPPIEPSNLYHPILAQIVRLVRLAKNRKKLAESETKAELLNLIDELTAG, from the coding sequence ATGGAAGCCATCCATCTGTCCGATTATCTCGACCCGAACTCGCTCGAGCTTTCGCTCGAAGCCGCTACGAAGAACGAGGCTCTTACGGAGCTCGTCCGGCTCCTTCCCATCGACGCGGGATCGCGCAACATCGCCCTGCAGCTCGTGAAGTCGCGCGAGGAGCTCGGCTCGACCGGCATCGGCAAGGGGATCGCCATTCCCCATGTCCGCTCGACGATCTTCCCCAGCATCATGCTCGCCTACGGACGTTCGGAGAAGGGGATCGACTTCGGCGCCGTGGACGGCCAGCCGGTTCATCATCTCTTCCTCGTCGCCTCTCCCCCGATCGAGCCGTCCAACCTCTACCATCCGATCCTCGCGCAGATCGTGCGCCTCGTGCGGCTCGCGAAGAACCGGAAGAAGCTCGCCGAGAGCGAGACGAAGGCCGAGCTTCTCAACCTGATCGACGAGCTGACCGCGGGATGA
- a CDS encoding DNA alkylation repair protein, which yields MREKKKMTREERDGLREAVRAIVREAGPEGAEEAARGLVPLLVPDPAASPARSGLRTTREPLQEAAEALQRAAENPEKLRAFVEALAATDLPETRVVAALCLAPLLPTDDEEKEGRAWETVRAFVAASPLLAVREAAADSLARAMEQGAVDSWSRAFDAWSSDPDPRLRAIGPAAFASLFGRGKAPEKLFEGLRLARRLADDADAEVRRQVGALLAAAGRKQGPAVARFLSRLQEDEREGARKLAAEMSKRLSSQSVTSD from the coding sequence ATGAGAGAGAAGAAGAAGATGACGCGCGAGGAACGCGACGGGCTTCGCGAGGCGGTGCGCGCGATCGTCCGGGAGGCCGGGCCGGAGGGAGCGGAGGAAGCCGCGCGCGGCCTCGTTCCGCTCCTCGTCCCCGATCCGGCCGCGTCTCCGGCGCGGAGCGGGCTTCGCACGACGCGCGAGCCGCTTCAAGAGGCGGCCGAGGCGTTGCAGCGGGCGGCCGAGAATCCGGAGAAGCTCCGCGCGTTCGTCGAGGCTCTCGCGGCGACCGATCTCCCGGAGACCCGGGTCGTGGCCGCTCTCTGTCTCGCGCCCCTTCTCCCGACCGACGACGAGGAGAAGGAAGGACGCGCGTGGGAGACGGTTCGCGCGTTCGTCGCGGCCTCGCCCCTCCTCGCGGTTCGGGAAGCCGCCGCGGATTCGCTCGCGCGGGCGATGGAGCAGGGGGCCGTCGACTCGTGGTCGCGGGCGTTCGACGCCTGGTCCTCCGATCCGGATCCCCGTCTTCGCGCGATCGGCCCGGCCGCCTTCGCTTCCCTCTTCGGCCGGGGGAAGGCGCCGGAGAAGCTCTTCGAGGGGCTTCGGCTCGCGCGCCGTCTCGCGGACGACGCGGACGCCGAGGTCCGCCGCCAAGTGGGCGCGCTTCTCGCGGCCGCCGGAAGAAAGCAAGGTCCCGCGGTGGCGCGCTTTCTCTCTCGCCTCCAAGAGGACGAACGGGAGGGGGCGAGAAAGCTAGCCGCGGAGATGTCGAAACGCCTCTCCTCACAATCCGTCACGAGCGACTGA
- a CDS encoding pyridoxal phosphate-dependent aminotransferase, translating to MEQQANASVPFDRETVARIVREAGIDLCTASIREMNRIVNEIEKELGVRFIRMEFGIPGLPPHPIAVEAEIEALRDKGLAQHYAPFDGVPALKEEASRFAKLFMNLDFPPVACVPTVGAMQGCFVSLAVAGNVDPAKRTILFLDPGFPVNKQQCRFLGLETDRIDLYDHRGETLVRALDERLARGDVAAVLWSSPNNPAWIILSEEELRGMAETMERHRAIAIEDLAYFGMDFRKDYGKPGKPPYQPTIARYMNRCFVIVSSSKAFSYAGQRVAVTYISPSLLREESPHLEARHGTRKIGYAFIHGGIYPMTACIAEGPQHGLAALFKAVNDGAVPFLEDVKEYARRAAAMKKAFLSNGFRLVYDNDLGEPLADGFYFTLSHPRFDEGWKLVAELLHYGVSAITLATAGSTRTEGLRACTSLTTLDRIPALEERLRKFQEDHP from the coding sequence ATGGAACAACAGGCGAACGCTTCGGTCCCGTTCGACCGGGAGACGGTCGCGCGGATCGTCCGCGAGGCGGGGATCGACCTTTGCACCGCCTCGATTCGTGAGATGAACCGGATCGTGAACGAGATCGAGAAGGAGCTCGGCGTCCGGTTCATCCGGATGGAGTTCGGCATTCCGGGGCTTCCCCCCCACCCAATCGCCGTCGAGGCGGAGATCGAGGCGCTCCGCGACAAGGGGCTCGCTCAGCACTACGCTCCCTTCGACGGGGTTCCGGCGCTCAAGGAAGAAGCGTCCCGATTCGCGAAGCTCTTCATGAACCTCGACTTTCCACCGGTCGCCTGCGTGCCGACCGTCGGGGCGATGCAAGGGTGCTTCGTGAGCCTCGCGGTCGCCGGGAACGTCGATCCGGCGAAGCGGACGATCCTCTTCCTCGATCCGGGCTTCCCCGTCAACAAGCAGCAATGCCGCTTCCTCGGCCTCGAGACCGACCGGATCGACCTGTACGACCACCGGGGGGAGACGCTCGTTCGCGCCCTCGACGAACGCCTCGCGAGAGGGGACGTCGCGGCGGTCCTCTGGTCGAGCCCGAACAACCCGGCGTGGATCATCCTCTCCGAGGAGGAGCTCCGCGGGATGGCCGAGACGATGGAACGGCACCGCGCGATCGCGATCGAGGATCTCGCCTACTTCGGCATGGACTTCCGCAAGGACTACGGGAAACCGGGGAAGCCGCCCTACCAGCCGACCATCGCTCGCTACATGAATCGTTGCTTCGTGATTGTTTCAAGCTCAAAGGCGTTCAGCTACGCCGGACAACGAGTCGCCGTCACCTATATCTCCCCGAGCCTTCTCCGCGAGGAATCCCCGCATTTGGAGGCGCGCCACGGGACCCGAAAGATCGGCTACGCGTTCATTCACGGCGGGATCTACCCGATGACCGCCTGCATCGCCGAGGGGCCGCAGCACGGGCTTGCGGCGCTCTTCAAGGCGGTGAACGACGGGGCCGTCCCCTTTCTGGAAGACGTGAAGGAATACGCAAGGCGCGCCGCCGCGATGAAGAAGGCGTTTCTCTCGAACGGCTTCCGTCTCGTCTACGACAACGACCTCGGCGAGCCGCTCGCCGACGGATTCTACTTTACCCTGAGCCACCCGCGGTTCGACGAGGGATGGAAGCTCGTCGCCGAGCTCCTCCACTACGGCGTGAGCGCGATCACCCTCGCGACGGCGGGGAGCACGCGGACCGAGGGGCTCCGCGCGTGCACGTCCCTCACGACATTGGACAGGATCCCCGCGCTCGAGGAACGGCTCCGGAAGTTCCAAGAAGACCATCCGTAG
- a CDS encoding O-antigen ligase family protein encodes MRRIVENVLFFFLLVFFLAAPSSVAYSEIALAAVVLLWFVRLALRRGEPRARMPRRSILVAAAACWAIASVLSVLFAREPAASAWKLLKLLPIGLVFLLPEILRTPARLRHAAGALLVGGFMTSAYGIIYYLNDPSTRLGGFIGFYMTTAGVLLQIGLLGTAILFTRGIGGRLAWIARIALPVLLAALVLTDTRGAWIGLFAGLFTLLLFAGRRLAAVPVLLAIFFVAVPGKPRETALSSFDLRHPRNRERLFMWKAGLAILRDHVWTGVGLAGMERVYEEYRDPRSDERPPHLHSVPIHILASMGILGFAAWLFLVGAFLAWMVRALPVAKRGPPIARALLFGALAVWIGFLVNGLFEWNLGDVEVVTLLWAVVALGVSSVAAVHGSVAGGKEEGADSPRGIGPSYRGV; translated from the coding sequence ATGAGAAGAATCGTCGAGAACGTCCTCTTCTTCTTTCTCCTCGTCTTCTTTCTCGCCGCTCCCTCGTCCGTCGCGTACTCCGAGATCGCCCTCGCGGCGGTCGTTCTCCTCTGGTTCGTCCGCCTCGCGCTTCGAAGGGGAGAGCCTCGTGCGCGCATGCCGCGGCGCTCGATCCTCGTCGCGGCCGCCGCCTGTTGGGCGATCGCCTCGGTCCTTTCGGTTCTCTTCGCGCGCGAACCGGCGGCGAGCGCCTGGAAGCTCCTCAAGCTTCTTCCGATCGGGCTCGTCTTTCTCCTTCCCGAGATCCTCCGAACTCCCGCCAGGCTCCGCCATGCGGCGGGAGCGCTTCTCGTCGGCGGGTTCATGACGTCGGCGTACGGAATCATTTACTACCTCAACGATCCCTCGACCCGTCTCGGCGGCTTCATCGGCTTCTACATGACGACCGCGGGCGTTCTCCTCCAGATCGGGCTCCTTGGGACCGCGATCCTCTTCACGCGTGGGATCGGCGGGAGGCTCGCCTGGATCGCCCGGATCGCGCTCCCCGTTCTTCTCGCGGCGCTCGTCCTTACCGACACGCGCGGGGCATGGATCGGTCTCTTCGCCGGGCTCTTCACGCTCCTCCTCTTCGCGGGCCGTAGGCTCGCCGCCGTCCCCGTCCTTCTCGCGATCTTCTTCGTCGCGGTTCCCGGAAAGCCGAGGGAGACGGCCCTCTCTTCGTTCGATCTCCGCCATCCGCGGAATCGCGAGAGGCTCTTCATGTGGAAGGCGGGCCTCGCGATCCTTCGCGATCATGTCTGGACCGGGGTCGGGCTCGCCGGGATGGAGCGCGTCTACGAGGAATACCGGGATCCCCGTTCCGATGAACGGCCTCCGCACCTCCACAGCGTGCCGATCCACATCCTCGCGAGCATGGGGATCCTCGGTTTCGCCGCGTGGCTCTTTCTCGTTGGGGCGTTTCTCGCGTGGATGGTCCGCGCTCTTCCCGTGGCGAAGCGGGGACCCCCGATCGCGCGCGCTCTCCTCTTCGGCGCGCTAGCGGTCTGGATCGGCTTTCTCGTGAACGGCCTCTTCGAGTGGAATCTCGGGGACGTCGAGGTGGTCACGCTTCTCTGGGCGGTCGTCGCCCTCGGCGTGTCGTCGGTCGCTGCGGTTCACGGGTCGGTTGCGGGCGGGAAAGAAGAAGGGGCCGATTCCCCGCGCGGGATCGGCCCCTCGTATCGCGGCGTCTAG
- a CDS encoding phenylalanine--tRNA ligase subunit beta has product MPVVAVPTEPLRRLIGAPVSDERLWDLLERLGCDVEGFAPIRRFRCPACGAVVERAERDELLGACPQCLTEAGGKPERFWTDLGTENAIRMDLLPVRPDLFDAGGLARALRGLLGIEKGLARYDLAPAAIEVQVDPALSAAESFRPEIACAVVRGVRLDDFAIRAVMKLQEDLHWALGRDRKFASIGVYDLDSIEPPIRYRTCSPEEIRFIPLGSTDGRPLTPKQILDEHPKGIAYRALLSAHRRYPLLEDRKGTVLSMPPIINSRETAIGPETTGFFIDVTGIEARPVDKALAVVVTSLAELFPGARAEKTAIAREEGRRETPDLAPSTFRFSPRGAASRIGTPIGAARAARLLASMRHEAVRDGNDLRVSVAAYRNDILHEVDLVEDVAIAIGYDAIPRTLIPSFTLGSERPERVLERRARRAMIGLGFREAMSLLLTNEKDLYENMREEDPGDSVRTENPASIEQAIVRTALGPGLLRLLGRNRGAGVAHRLFEADIVVRIEEGKPEPVEKLHVAAVIQDRAAGFADIKSVAVALGREMGRSFVFQPSKNRFFLEGRGANLIEEGREVGRAGEVHPEVLENFSIHFPVALLEIELD; this is encoded by the coding sequence GTGCCGGTAGTCGCCGTCCCCACCGAACCGCTTCGCCGCCTCATCGGCGCCCCCGTGAGCGACGAGAGGCTTTGGGATCTTCTCGAACGCCTCGGGTGCGACGTGGAGGGCTTCGCGCCGATCCGCCGCTTCCGCTGCCCGGCGTGCGGGGCGGTCGTCGAGAGGGCCGAGAGGGACGAGCTTCTCGGCGCGTGCCCCCAATGCCTCACGGAGGCCGGCGGGAAACCGGAGAGATTCTGGACCGATCTCGGGACGGAGAACGCGATCCGGATGGACCTCCTCCCGGTCCGCCCGGACCTCTTCGACGCGGGAGGGCTCGCGCGCGCCCTTCGAGGGCTCCTCGGAATCGAGAAGGGGCTCGCGCGCTACGATCTCGCCCCGGCCGCGATCGAGGTGCAAGTCGACCCCGCCCTCTCCGCGGCGGAGTCGTTCCGCCCAGAGATCGCCTGCGCGGTCGTTCGCGGCGTCCGTCTCGACGACTTCGCGATCCGCGCGGTCATGAAGCTCCAGGAGGACCTCCACTGGGCGCTCGGAAGGGACCGGAAGTTCGCGTCGATCGGCGTGTACGATCTCGACTCGATCGAACCTCCGATCCGCTACCGAACGTGCAGCCCGGAGGAGATCCGGTTCATCCCCCTCGGCTCGACCGACGGAAGACCCTTGACGCCGAAACAAATCCTGGACGAGCACCCGAAGGGGATCGCCTACCGGGCGCTCCTTTCCGCGCACCGCCGCTACCCGCTTCTCGAGGACCGGAAGGGTACGGTCCTCTCGATGCCGCCGATCATCAACAGCCGGGAAACCGCGATCGGCCCCGAGACGACCGGGTTCTTCATCGACGTGACCGGGATCGAGGCGCGCCCGGTCGACAAGGCGCTCGCGGTGGTCGTGACATCGCTCGCGGAGCTCTTCCCGGGAGCGCGCGCGGAGAAGACGGCGATCGCGCGCGAGGAGGGCCGGCGCGAGACGCCGGATCTCGCCCCCTCGACCTTTCGCTTCTCCCCCCGCGGCGCGGCGAGTCGGATCGGAACGCCGATCGGCGCGGCCCGGGCGGCGCGCCTCCTCGCGAGCATGCGCCACGAAGCCGTCCGCGACGGGAACGACCTTCGCGTCTCGGTCGCCGCCTACCGAAACGACATCCTCCATGAGGTCGATCTCGTCGAGGACGTCGCGATCGCGATCGGATACGACGCGATCCCGCGCACGCTCATCCCGAGCTTCACGCTCGGCAGCGAACGCCCGGAGAGAGTGCTCGAGAGAAGAGCGCGCCGGGCGATGATCGGCCTCGGCTTCCGGGAGGCAATGAGCCTCCTCCTCACGAACGAGAAGGATCTCTACGAGAACATGCGCGAGGAGGATCCGGGCGATTCGGTCCGGACCGAGAACCCCGCATCGATCGAGCAGGCGATCGTACGGACCGCGCTCGGGCCGGGGCTCCTTCGTCTCCTCGGAAGGAACCGCGGCGCGGGGGTCGCGCACCGGCTCTTCGAGGCGGACATCGTCGTTCGCATCGAGGAAGGGAAGCCGGAACCGGTCGAGAAGCTCCACGTCGCCGCGGTGATCCAGGACCGGGCCGCCGGGTTCGCCGACATCAAGTCGGTCGCGGTCGCGCTCGGGAGGGAAATGGGACGTTCCTTTGTGTTTCAACCTTCGAAGAACCGGTTCTTCCTCGAAGGGCGCGGCGCGAACCTCATCGAGGAGGGACGTGAAGTCGGCCGCGCGGGAGAGGTTCATCCGGAGGTTCTCGAGAACTTCTCGATCCACTTCCCCGTCGCGCTCCTCGAGATCGAGCTGGACTGA
- a CDS encoding DUF2723 domain-containing protein, which yields MRALNQGKIPILLVFILAQAFYICTLAPTVLWGDDAMYQRRAAEFDVRNDNPWDHPVWVLPAALFARIPVGDPAFRTNLFTSVCAALAVAFTFGLVRRHTSSVGAGILGAGALGVSHCFWTHAVRTEVYSLNLFALALGLFLITHPDWGGGVAAAGLALGAAVANHVMMLIVLPAFLIIGIDRVVRREIRFTEGIGGLLVFALSLSAARLLLPPTYSLDVRAIHFLPKPEAIPGAIKTFLVYLLLQFPTPLLLLAPLGMGADRGSRSLGVALLTVFVFNLLIALGHDVPDKYVFYNLSYYVAAVWIGMGSMRAVRWVGNRRRTRAGRLWILVASCALLLPIGTYYAAPRLLTTLGVSGRRLGIREIPYRPALTFFLWPSKSGYRGARTFAEEWLAQMPRGAVLIADHTVAQPLGYLQRVEKTREDVEVVELRVDEQVEYALRTAPVRRVFLALTEPYYDIHGLEEHFDIVRHGPAYELVPRAKGAGQTDPE from the coding sequence ATGCGCGCACTCAATCAGGGGAAGATCCCCATACTCCTCGTCTTCATCCTCGCGCAGGCGTTCTACATCTGCACTCTGGCTCCTACGGTCCTCTGGGGGGACGACGCGATGTACCAGCGCCGAGCGGCCGAGTTCGACGTTCGCAACGACAATCCTTGGGATCACCCTGTGTGGGTTCTCCCGGCAGCTCTTTTCGCGCGGATACCCGTGGGCGATCCCGCCTTTCGCACCAATCTCTTCACGTCCGTTTGCGCCGCTCTCGCCGTCGCGTTCACGTTCGGTCTTGTCAGGCGTCACACTTCCTCCGTCGGGGCGGGAATCCTCGGAGCGGGCGCCCTCGGAGTGAGTCACTGTTTCTGGACTCACGCGGTAAGGACCGAGGTCTACTCCCTGAACCTCTTCGCTCTCGCACTCGGTCTTTTCCTGATCACGCATCCGGACTGGGGGGGGGGAGTAGCCGCCGCGGGCCTCGCGTTGGGAGCCGCCGTGGCGAACCACGTGATGATGCTGATCGTCTTGCCCGCGTTCTTGATCATCGGGATCGACCGGGTCGTCCGAAGGGAGATCCGGTTCACGGAGGGAATCGGGGGACTCCTCGTGTTCGCCCTTTCCCTCTCCGCCGCTCGCCTGCTGCTTCCGCCGACCTACTCCCTCGACGTTCGCGCAATTCACTTCCTGCCGAAACCCGAGGCGATCCCCGGCGCCATCAAGACATTCCTCGTCTACCTCCTTCTCCAGTTCCCGACCCCCCTCCTGCTCCTTGCGCCTCTCGGAATGGGCGCAGATCGAGGCAGCCGGTCCCTCGGGGTCGCACTCCTCACGGTGTTCGTGTTCAATCTCCTCATCGCCCTCGGGCATGACGTTCCCGACAAGTACGTGTTCTACAATCTGAGCTACTACGTCGCGGCGGTCTGGATCGGCATGGGAAGCATGCGCGCGGTCCGCTGGGTGGGTAACCGGCGCCGCACGCGCGCCGGGCGCCTATGGATCCTCGTCGCCAGTTGCGCCTTGCTCCTCCCGATCGGCACCTACTACGCGGCGCCGAGACTATTGACGACCCTGGGAGTATCCGGCCGACGCCTCGGGATCCGCGAGATTCCGTATCGACCGGCGCTCACGTTCTTTCTCTGGCCGTCCAAGAGCGGCTACCGCGGCGCGCGGACGTTTGCCGAAGAGTGGCTCGCCCAGATGCCGAGGGGAGCGGTCTTAATCGCCGATCACACGGTGGCGCAGCCGCTCGGGTACCTCCAGAGAGTGGAGAAGACCCGGGAGGATGTCGAGGTCGTGGAGCTCCGGGTTGACGAGCAGGTCGAGTATGCGCTCCGGACCGCTCCGGTGCGGCGCGTGTTTCTCGCGCTCACGGAGCCGTACTACGACATCCACGGGTTGGAGGAGCATTTCGACATCGTCCGCCACGGCCCGGCATACGAGCTCGTACCGCGCGCGAAAGGCGCAGGTCAGACGGATCCCGAGTAG
- a CDS encoding peptidylprolyl isomerase, which produces MRRALRATAILLAACAFACAGLDGRPETRLPRAAIETELGRLVVEIDAGRAPVTAGNFLRYVDEGRFESASFYRTVTSSNQPKNEVKIEVIQGGIGWVESERRLPPIPHETTEATGLRHLDGVLSMARSEPGSATSEFFICVGDQPELDLGGRRNPDGQGFAAFGRVVEGMDVVRAIHALPEKDQMLDPPVPIPSIARVR; this is translated from the coding sequence ATGAGAAGGGCGCTCCGGGCCACGGCGATCCTCCTCGCCGCCTGCGCGTTCGCCTGCGCGGGGCTGGACGGACGGCCCGAGACGAGACTCCCGCGCGCGGCGATCGAGACGGAGCTCGGGCGGCTCGTGGTCGAGATCGACGCGGGGCGCGCACCGGTGACCGCGGGGAACTTCCTCCGCTACGTCGACGAGGGGCGCTTCGAGAGCGCTTCGTTCTACCGGACCGTCACGTCGTCGAACCAGCCGAAGAACGAGGTCAAGATCGAGGTGATACAGGGGGGGATCGGGTGGGTGGAGAGCGAGCGGCGCCTCCCGCCGATCCCGCACGAGACGACCGAGGCTACCGGCCTCCGGCACCTCGACGGCGTCCTTTCGATGGCCCGCTCCGAGCCGGGGAGCGCGACCTCCGAGTTCTTCATCTGCGTCGGAGACCAGCCGGAGCTCGACCTCGGGGGGCGCCGGAACCCAGACGGGCAGGGGTTCGCCGCGTTCGGCCGCGTCGTCGAGGGGATGGACGTCGTTCGCGCGATCCACGCCCTCCCCGAGAAGGACCAGATGCTCGACCCCCCAGTCCCGATCCCCTCGATCGCGAGGGTTCGCTAG
- a CDS encoding spore maturation protein: MLNRIWAAFFFVGFAACLAQALVFGNTAVFQDVVASTFDMAKTAFEIALGLTGILCLWLGILRLGEAGGSVDALARLFRPLFRRLFPSIPAGHPAEGSIVMNMAANVLGLDNAATPIGLKAMNEMHALNPAKDTASDDQILFLVINSSSVTLLPVTIFTYRAQMGAADPTDVFVPILIATFASTMTGLLAVAAVQRRNLLSGVVAAYLGGMTALVAALVLYFARLDEEMLASRSALLANGTILSLIVVFLAAAVRKRVPVYEVFVDGAKEGFRVAVRIIPYLVAMLVAIGVLRASGALDLLLDAVRAGSAALRIDTRWVDGLPTALMKPLSGSGARGMLIETMKVHGADSFAGRLSSVLQGSTETTFYVLAVYFGAVGIRKTRHALACGLAADLAGIVGAILVSYVFFG; encoded by the coding sequence ATGCTGAACCGGATCTGGGCCGCATTCTTCTTCGTCGGGTTCGCGGCGTGTCTCGCGCAGGCGCTCGTCTTCGGCAACACCGCGGTCTTTCAGGACGTTGTTGCATCAACCTTCGACATGGCAAAGACCGCGTTCGAGATCGCGCTCGGGCTCACCGGCATCCTGTGTCTTTGGCTCGGGATTCTCCGCCTGGGAGAGGCGGGCGGATCGGTGGACGCGCTCGCCCGTCTCTTCCGCCCTCTCTTTCGGCGGCTCTTCCCGTCGATCCCGGCGGGGCACCCGGCGGAAGGGTCGATCGTGATGAACATGGCGGCGAACGTGCTCGGCCTCGACAACGCCGCGACGCCGATCGGCCTCAAGGCGATGAACGAGATGCACGCGCTGAACCCGGCGAAGGACACGGCGAGCGACGACCAGATCCTCTTTCTCGTGATCAACTCCTCGTCGGTCACGCTCCTCCCGGTGACGATCTTCACCTACCGCGCGCAGATGGGCGCCGCGGACCCGACCGACGTCTTCGTGCCGATCCTGATCGCGACCTTCGCGAGCACGATGACCGGACTTCTCGCCGTCGCCGCCGTCCAAAGACGGAACCTCCTCAGCGGCGTCGTCGCGGCGTATCTCGGGGGGATGACCGCGCTCGTGGCCGCGCTCGTCCTCTACTTCGCGCGGCTCGACGAGGAGATGCTCGCGTCGCGCTCCGCCCTTCTCGCGAACGGCACGATCCTCTCGCTCATCGTCGTCTTCCTCGCGGCCGCGGTCCGGAAGCGCGTGCCGGTCTACGAGGTCTTCGTCGACGGCGCCAAGGAGGGCTTTCGCGTAGCGGTGCGCATCATTCCCTATCTCGTCGCGATGCTCGTCGCGATCGGGGTCCTCCGGGCGAGCGGGGCGCTCGATCTTCTTCTCGACGCGGTGCGCGCCGGTTCCGCCGCTCTTCGCATCGACACGCGGTGGGTCGACGGGCTCCCGACGGCGCTCATGAAGCCCCTTTCGGGGAGCGGGGCGCGCGGCATGCTCATCGAGACGATGAAAGTCCACGGGGCCGATTCCTTCGCCGGCCGGCTCTCGAGCGTCCTTCAGGGGAGCACGGAGACGACCTTCTACGTGCTCGCCGTTTACTTCGGGGCGGTCGGGATCCGGAAGACGCGCCACGCCCTGGCATGCGGGCTCGCGGCCGACCTCGCGGGGATCGTTGGAGCGATCCTCGTGAGCTACGTGTTCTTCGGATAG
- a CDS encoding phenylalanine--tRNA ligase subunit alpha — protein sequence MTRHLPPSQVALLRTLKEAGGRALLAEIAARAGIDQSQIAAAAVDLQAVGWVRVEEEPYEEVALLDAGRAFLDSGEKLPELRMAETLAREGPLVLPDLAARIGLDPAEAGKALRFLFSKGLARKRGGALEASGEERASGFEDAALLESLRGAEGGVLELAAGDAERLEGPLAELRAREFVKVRSRVRRFAELTEQGREAVQAGIAAKEERSLLDPELLRTGAWREAVFRPYDVSLDAAEVFPAKEHPMRRILEEARRAFLHMGFEEIRGPHVESAFWDFDALFQPQDHPAREMQDTFYVNRPARFELPERSVVERVRATHENGGETGSIGWRYRWDEETARRVVLRTHTTAATVAALYENPKPPRKVFLVGRVFRREKIDYKHLPEFHQVDGIIIDSKATLSALLGTLAEFYRQMGFRDVKFRPDFFPYTEPSVGAFVRMPGREGWFELGGAGIFRPEVTRPFGCEVPVLAWGLGLERLAMMRYGLTDIRKLFWSDVRWLEETPLCR from the coding sequence ATGACCCGCCATCTCCCGCCCAGTCAGGTTGCGCTCCTTCGAACGCTCAAGGAAGCGGGCGGGCGCGCTCTCCTTGCGGAGATCGCCGCGCGCGCCGGCATCGACCAGTCGCAGATCGCGGCGGCCGCCGTCGATCTTCAGGCGGTTGGATGGGTGCGCGTCGAGGAGGAGCCGTACGAGGAGGTCGCGCTCCTGGACGCGGGCCGCGCGTTTCTCGATTCGGGGGAGAAGCTCCCCGAGCTTCGGATGGCGGAGACGCTTGCGCGGGAAGGTCCTCTCGTGCTCCCCGATCTGGCGGCGCGCATCGGGCTCGATCCGGCCGAGGCGGGGAAGGCTCTTCGATTCCTCTTCTCGAAGGGCCTCGCGCGAAAGCGCGGGGGCGCGCTCGAGGCGTCCGGCGAGGAGCGCGCGTCCGGGTTCGAGGATGCCGCTCTTCTCGAGAGCCTGCGCGGCGCGGAAGGGGGCGTCCTCGAGCTCGCGGCCGGCGATGCGGAGCGCCTCGAGGGCCCTCTCGCCGAGCTACGCGCGCGCGAGTTCGTCAAGGTCCGCTCCCGCGTGCGGCGTTTCGCGGAGCTGACCGAACAGGGGCGCGAGGCGGTCCAGGCGGGGATCGCGGCGAAGGAGGAGAGGAGCCTCCTCGATCCCGAGCTTCTTCGGACAGGCGCGTGGCGCGAGGCGGTCTTTCGCCCCTACGACGTGTCGCTCGACGCGGCCGAGGTCTTCCCCGCCAAGGAACATCCGATGCGGAGGATTCTCGAGGAAGCCCGCCGCGCGTTCCTCCACATGGGGTTCGAGGAGATCCGCGGCCCGCACGTCGAGAGCGCCTTCTGGGATTTCGACGCGCTCTTCCAGCCGCAGGACCATCCGGCGCGAGAGATGCAGGATACTTTCTATGTCAATCGTCCCGCGCGCTTCGAGCTCCCCGAGCGGAGCGTCGTCGAGAGGGTCCGCGCGACGCACGAGAACGGCGGGGAGACCGGCTCGATCGGGTGGCGCTACCGATGGGACGAGGAGACCGCGCGCCGGGTCGTCCTCCGCACCCATACCACCGCGGCGACCGTCGCGGCTCTCTACGAGAACCCGAAGCCCCCTCGGAAGGTCTTCCTCGTCGGGCGCGTCTTTCGGCGCGAGAAGATCGACTACAAGCATCTTCCGGAGTTCCACCAAGTGGACGGCATCATCATCGACTCGAAGGCGACCCTCTCGGCGCTCCTCGGGACGCTCGCCGAGTTCTACCGCCAGATGGGATTCCGCGATGTGAAGTTCCGCCCCGACTTCTTCCCGTACACCGAGCCGAGCGTCGGCGCGTTCGTCCGGATGCCGGGACGGGAAGGATGGTTCGAGCTCGGCGGCGCGGGGATCTTCCGGCCGGAAGTGACCCGTCCCTTTGGATGTGAAGTTCCTGTCCTCGCGTGGGGGCTCGGCCTCGAGCGCCTCGCGATGATGCGCTACGGACTCACCGACATCCGGAAGCTCTTCTGGAGCGACGTCCGCTGGCTGGAGGAGACACCGCTGTGCCGGTAG